The proteins below come from a single Nocardiopsis gilva YIM 90087 genomic window:
- a CDS encoding FAD-dependent oxidoreductase, giving the protein MRVLIVGAGIAGLAAARGLLAAGHEVTVLERAPALRDGGCGLLLWNNGTAVLNDLGVRLDGAGQRISAVDVRSARGHPVMAVDAERLEARLGAPVVVLPRRSLLRRIAEGLPEGTVQFSARFARLHDDGRSVRVATEDGAEYSGDLLIGADGVRSQVRAALFGSGRGSSVGRGALFTGTAVWQGLIPAPVELGSRALLFIGRTGDVGLNPAGNGLLQWFIDVPWRPRDGFDPPERALPALRRQYGAWGSPVPELLAALSKEDIEFFPHHRHRVPRRWGRGRCVLVGDAVHAMPPTLAQGAGQALEDIAALLRGLEGIDRPSGLDAAGGPDAGQDLTTALRSYGKSRRRQAMLASSVATRSLATSGPRTLFQGEAALRAASASISSRLATRSFEMLVRGVSDRL; this is encoded by the coding sequence GGGGCCGGGATCGCAGGGCTGGCGGCTGCCCGGGGTTTGCTCGCCGCCGGGCATGAGGTGACCGTGCTCGAACGCGCACCCGCCCTGCGCGACGGCGGCTGCGGGCTCCTGCTCTGGAACAACGGCACCGCCGTCCTCAACGATCTGGGCGTACGGCTCGACGGCGCGGGGCAGCGCATCAGCGCCGTCGATGTCCGGAGCGCCCGTGGGCACCCGGTGATGGCGGTCGACGCCGAACGACTGGAGGCTCGGCTCGGTGCTCCGGTGGTGGTCCTCCCCCGCCGGTCCCTGCTGCGCCGAATCGCCGAGGGGCTGCCGGAGGGAACCGTGCAGTTCAGCGCTCGCTTCGCCCGCCTGCACGACGACGGGCGCTCCGTGCGGGTCGCGACCGAGGACGGCGCTGAGTACTCCGGCGACCTGCTCATCGGCGCCGACGGCGTGCGCTCCCAGGTGCGCGCGGCGCTCTTCGGCTCGGGTAGGGGTTCCAGTGTCGGCAGGGGCGCGCTGTTCACCGGTACGGCTGTCTGGCAGGGTCTGATCCCGGCGCCCGTTGAGCTGGGGTCCCGCGCCCTGCTGTTCATCGGGCGCACAGGGGATGTCGGACTGAACCCTGCCGGTAACGGGCTGCTGCAGTGGTTCATCGACGTCCCGTGGCGGCCGCGCGACGGCTTCGACCCTCCGGAGCGTGCGCTGCCCGCCCTGCGCCGACAGTACGGGGCGTGGGGCTCGCCCGTGCCCGAGCTGCTGGCGGCGCTGTCAAAGGAGGACATCGAATTCTTCCCGCACCACCGGCATCGGGTCCCCCGCCGCTGGGGGCGCGGCCGGTGCGTCCTGGTCGGCGACGCGGTGCACGCGATGCCGCCCACCCTGGCTCAGGGCGCCGGCCAAGCGTTGGAGGACATCGCGGCGCTGCTGCGCGGCCTCGAGGGCATCGATCGGCCGTCGGGTCTAGATGCGGCCGGTGGTCCGGATGCCGGTCAGGATCTGACCACAGCTCTGCGCTCCTATGGGAAGAGCCGTCGGCGGCAGGCCATGCTGGCCTCTTCGGTGGCCACCCGGAGCCTCGCGACCTCCGGGCCGCGAACCCTGTTCCAGGGGGAGGCCGCACTGCGCGCGGCCTCTGCTTCCATCTCCAGCCGCCTGGCAACCAGGTCGTTCGAGATGCTGGTCCGAGGGGTCAGCGACCGGCTCTGA
- a CDS encoding MOSC domain-containing protein — MVVVRELNVFPLKSMGGNSLTTAEVTATGLLHDREFMLIRPDRRHISQREVPELALLRPDYDGVKLTVHAAHAALPLVHVPVDGPAMEVTVHGRPCRGIDQGDAAAAWFSDALGCPCRLVRFTGERRTLRNDGSLRFADGYPLSVLSRESLDDLNRRAGSRLPMHRFRPNIVLEGLGAYGEDTVSTLRIGTVEIDLARPCARCVIINIDQDSARKSPEPLRALASYRTQDFDGGREIMFGRLGVPRAPGVIAVGDTVQTSTIDAG, encoded by the coding sequence ATGGTCGTCGTCCGCGAGCTGAATGTCTTTCCGCTCAAGAGCATGGGCGGAAACTCGCTGACCACCGCTGAGGTGACCGCCACCGGACTGCTCCACGACCGCGAATTCATGCTGATCCGCCCGGACCGACGGCACATATCGCAGCGCGAGGTGCCCGAGCTCGCGCTCCTACGGCCCGACTACGACGGCGTGAAGCTCACTGTGCACGCGGCGCACGCCGCGCTCCCCCTCGTCCATGTGCCCGTGGACGGACCGGCCATGGAGGTGACCGTGCACGGGCGGCCCTGCCGGGGCATCGATCAGGGTGACGCTGCGGCCGCGTGGTTCTCCGATGCGCTGGGCTGCCCCTGCCGCCTCGTCCGGTTCACCGGCGAACGCCGCACCCTGCGCAATGACGGCTCACTGCGGTTCGCGGACGGCTATCCGCTGTCGGTCCTGTCCCGTGAGTCCTTGGACGATCTGAACCGGCGTGCCGGCAGTCGGTTGCCGATGCACCGCTTTCGACCCAACATCGTGCTGGAAGGCCTCGGGGCCTACGGTGAGGACACGGTGTCCACATTGCGCATCGGCACCGTCGAGATCGACCTGGCCCGCCCCTGCGCCCGCTGCGTGATCATCAACATCGACCAGGATTCGGCTCGCAAATCCCCCGAGCCCCTGCGCGCCCTGGCCAGCTACCGCACACAGGACTTCGACGGCGGTCGCGAGATCATGTTCGGTCGCCTCGGAGTCCCCCGCGCCCCGGGGGTGATCGCGGTGGGGGACACGGTCCAGACGTCGACGATCGACGCGGGATGA
- a CDS encoding DJ-1/PfpI family protein, with translation MRIAILLYNGIAALDAIGPYEVLSRLPGAEVIHVGERRGEVRTSAGSLGLTVDAELADVPAPDIIVVPGGPGQADLMREGPVHEWLRAADTTSTWTTAVCTGSLIVAAAGLLRGRRATSHWLALGNLRALGAVPCEERVVFDGKYVTAAGVSSGIDMALALAGRIVGDKAAQEIQLMIEYDPQPPYSAGSPATASADAVAALRARSRFATRPR, from the coding sequence ATGCGTATCGCCATCCTTCTCTACAACGGAATCGCCGCACTCGACGCGATCGGCCCCTATGAGGTCCTCAGCCGCCTTCCCGGAGCAGAAGTGATTCACGTCGGAGAGCGCCGCGGAGAAGTGCGCACCAGCGCCGGCAGCCTCGGCCTCACCGTGGACGCCGAACTCGCGGACGTGCCTGCCCCCGACATCATCGTCGTTCCGGGTGGTCCCGGTCAGGCCGACCTGATGCGCGAGGGTCCGGTGCACGAGTGGCTGCGCGCTGCCGACACCACTAGCACCTGGACCACCGCGGTGTGCACGGGCTCGCTCATCGTGGCGGCGGCCGGGCTCCTCCGTGGACGGCGCGCCACCTCCCACTGGCTCGCGCTGGGGAATCTGCGCGCGTTGGGCGCGGTGCCGTGCGAGGAGCGGGTCGTGTTCGACGGGAAGTACGTCACCGCCGCCGGAGTGTCGTCCGGGATCGACATGGCACTGGCCCTGGCCGGGCGCATTGTCGGCGACAAGGCCGCCCAGGAGATCCAGCTCATGATCGAGTACGACCCGCAGCCGCCGTATTCGGCGGGGTCACCTGCGACCGCATCGGCCGACGCCGTCGCGGCCCTGCGTGCCCGCAGCCGGTTCGCCACCCGGCCGCGGTAA
- a CDS encoding GlxA family transcriptional regulator gives MASRTVLIPVFDDLQSLDVIGPLEVFDTANRVAGDDSRTSTGTAAVHRTHASYDVVTASVDGGAVRSYSGLSMVPTTSLDQVREFDTLVVPGGTGTRSPAPVLVAWLRANAPRARRVTSVCTGAFLLAEAGLLAGRRATTHWSQCATLAKRFPDITVDPDPIFVRDGRIATSAGVTAGIDLSLALVEEDLGRATALATARYLVVYLRRPGNQAQFSAHLAAQTAAREPLRELQHWIAGNLHADLSVEALAARVQLSPRQFARVFTAEVGVTPGRYVDQIRLETARRLLEDSDDGVERTAHACGYGTPEAMRRAFIRGLGTSPAEYRRRFRPAAH, from the coding sequence ATGGCAAGTCGAACCGTGCTGATCCCGGTGTTCGACGATCTCCAATCGCTGGACGTGATCGGCCCATTGGAAGTCTTCGACACCGCGAACCGTGTCGCGGGGGACGACAGCCGGACCTCCACCGGCACCGCTGCCGTGCACCGCACACACGCCAGCTACGACGTCGTCACCGCATCTGTGGACGGTGGGGCGGTACGCAGTTACAGCGGGCTCTCCATGGTTCCGACCACGTCGCTCGACCAGGTCAGGGAGTTCGACACTCTTGTGGTGCCCGGCGGGACGGGGACGCGCTCGCCCGCCCCGGTCCTGGTGGCGTGGCTGCGTGCCAACGCTCCACGCGCCCGCCGCGTGACCTCGGTGTGCACGGGAGCGTTCCTCCTCGCCGAAGCCGGGCTGCTGGCGGGGCGCAGGGCCACCACCCACTGGTCCCAGTGCGCCACGCTCGCCAAGCGTTTCCCGGACATCACTGTCGACCCCGACCCCATCTTCGTACGGGACGGGCGCATCGCCACGTCGGCGGGTGTCACCGCCGGAATCGATCTGTCGCTCGCCCTGGTGGAGGAGGACCTGGGCCGGGCGACGGCACTGGCCACCGCCCGCTATCTCGTCGTCTACCTCCGCCGTCCCGGCAACCAGGCCCAGTTCAGCGCCCACCTCGCCGCCCAGACCGCCGCACGCGAACCACTGCGGGAACTCCAGCACTGGATCGCCGGGAACCTTCACGCGGATCTGTCCGTGGAGGCGCTGGCCGCGCGTGTGCAACTGTCGCCGCGCCAGTTCGCCCGCGTGTTCACTGCGGAGGTCGGGGTCACCCCCGGCCGCTACGTCGACCAGATCCGTTTGGAGACGGCGCGGCGTCTGCTGGAGGACAGCGATGACGGGGTTGAGCGCACCGCACACGCGTGTGGCTACGGAACACCCGAGGCGATGCGGCGGGCGTTCATCCGTGGGCTTGGCACCTCGCCCGCCGAATACCGTCGCCGATTCCGGCCCGCGGCCCACTGA
- a CDS encoding class I SAM-dependent methyltransferase: protein MSETSPSEERGALLASMYGSEDLSSFSLFSGNFINFGYWADDVLATGEPITVDQRTRSQEDLYRVVVDQLDVRPDDILLEAGCGIGVGTALVVREFGPAEVHGLDLSADQLTRAERMNAEELHTYPKCLFYHQGSALDLPWPDASFTGIYSVEAAQHFSDLATFAREAHRVLRPGGRFALTTFFTPDDQGPAHLAELIETVRDGVDAVQPVDSFTADLTAAGFSDVRTESIGDHVWRGFDTWMDQTEYRDSWGRNWLHAYRAGWVDYYLVTARAAAATATR, encoded by the coding sequence ATGTCCGAGACCAGCCCCTCCGAGGAACGCGGCGCCCTGCTCGCCTCCATGTACGGTTCCGAGGACCTGAGCTCGTTCTCTCTGTTCTCGGGAAACTTCATCAACTTCGGGTACTGGGCCGACGACGTCCTCGCCACCGGCGAACCCATCACCGTGGACCAGCGCACCCGCAGCCAGGAGGACCTGTACCGGGTGGTCGTCGACCAGCTCGACGTCCGCCCCGACGACATCCTGCTGGAGGCCGGGTGCGGGATCGGAGTGGGAACCGCGCTCGTCGTCCGCGAGTTCGGTCCCGCTGAGGTCCACGGCCTGGACCTGTCAGCCGACCAGCTCACCCGAGCCGAACGCATGAACGCCGAAGAGCTGCACACCTACCCCAAATGCCTGTTCTACCACCAGGGGTCGGCCCTCGACCTGCCCTGGCCCGACGCCTCCTTCACCGGTATCTACTCCGTGGAGGCCGCCCAGCACTTCTCCGACCTCGCCACCTTCGCCCGTGAGGCGCACCGGGTACTGCGCCCGGGCGGGCGGTTCGCGCTGACGACCTTCTTCACCCCTGACGACCAGGGGCCAGCGCACCTGGCCGAGTTGATCGAGACCGTGCGCGACGGCGTCGACGCCGTGCAGCCGGTGGACTCCTTCACCGCCGACCTCACCGCCGCGGGCTTCAGCGACGTACGCACAGAGTCCATCGGTGACCACGTCTGGCGAGGCTTCGACACCTGGATGGACCAGACCGAGTACCGGGACAGCTGGGGCCGCAACTGGCTGCACGCCTACCGGGCGGGCTGGGTCGATTACTACCTTGTGACGGCTCGCGCCGCCGCGGCCACGGCGACACGTTGA
- the add gene encoding adenosine deaminase has translation MRDLAHLPKAHLHVHLESTVRWTTLREIAAGNGVEIPDLPGDGRLAFNGFRQFADHNALVRGCLRRYEDFARIAREFCADEAAQGTRYAEVTFTAAAHGERLGRPEMPLEAVLQGLAEGRAAHGIECRVILDHSRRRSVERARRTLDLATRYTANGDGGGVVGLGMAGEESYSLAPFAEVIDEARDSGLHIVHHAGEACGPASIREAIGIGRTERLGHGIRVLDDDDLVAEVRDRQLPLEVCPSSNTALGFAPSLGDHPLPRLREAGVIVTVNTDIPAIVGTDLTREFTALREVYGYNDPTIAELSRAGIDASFAPAPTKARLHRLTDEWLAASSG, from the coding sequence ATGCGAGATCTGGCCCACCTGCCCAAGGCCCACCTGCATGTCCACCTGGAGAGCACCGTCAGGTGGACGACCCTCCGCGAGATCGCCGCGGGAAACGGAGTGGAGATCCCCGATCTCCCCGGAGACGGGCGCCTCGCCTTCAACGGCTTCCGCCAGTTCGCCGACCACAACGCGCTCGTGCGGGGCTGCCTGCGTCGATACGAGGACTTCGCGCGCATCGCCCGGGAATTCTGCGCGGACGAGGCTGCCCAGGGGACGCGCTATGCCGAAGTCACCTTCACCGCCGCCGCGCACGGCGAACGGCTCGGCCGACCGGAGATGCCCCTGGAAGCGGTTCTCCAGGGATTGGCCGAGGGGCGGGCGGCCCATGGCATCGAATGCCGCGTCATCCTCGATCACTCCCGACGCCGGTCCGTGGAACGCGCCCGGCGCACCCTCGATCTCGCCACGCGCTACACCGCCAACGGCGACGGAGGCGGTGTGGTCGGCCTCGGCATGGCCGGTGAGGAGAGCTACTCCCTCGCCCCCTTTGCCGAGGTCATCGACGAGGCACGGGACTCTGGACTGCACATCGTCCACCACGCCGGCGAAGCCTGCGGCCCAGCCAGCATCCGCGAGGCCATCGGGATCGGCCGCACCGAGCGTCTCGGGCACGGCATCCGAGTACTCGACGATGACGACCTCGTCGCGGAGGTCCGCGACCGGCAGCTCCCCCTGGAGGTGTGCCCGTCGTCCAACACTGCCCTCGGCTTCGCCCCGTCCCTGGGCGACCACCCGCTCCCCCGGCTACGCGAGGCCGGCGTCATCGTCACGGTGAACACCGATATCCCCGCCATCGTCGGCACCGACCTGACGCGGGAGTTCACCGCTCTGCGGGAGGTGTACGGCTATAACGACCCCACCATCGCCGAGCTCTCCCGAGCCGGGATCGACGCCTCCTTCGCCCCCGCGCCGACCAAGGCGCGGCTGCACCGGCTCACCGATGAATGGCTCGCGGCATCATCCGGTTGA
- a CDS encoding ester cyclase, whose translation MIDFLVMAQTSIHDLYRRWIDDVWNGSPEAVKDLVGDDFVGHWPDQDVHGPTELAERIGRTQAMFTDLRFELQVGPFVEENLVAGRWTGRGRTSDGEMSFFGNDILLVRDGRFVEYWVASSAGS comes from the coding sequence GTGATTGACTTCCTGGTCATGGCTCAAACATCAATACACGACCTCTACCGGCGCTGGATCGACGACGTGTGGAACGGCTCGCCGGAAGCCGTAAAAGACCTGGTGGGGGACGATTTCGTGGGGCACTGGCCGGACCAGGACGTCCATGGTCCCACGGAGCTGGCCGAGCGGATCGGCCGAACTCAGGCCATGTTCACCGACCTGCGCTTCGAGTTGCAGGTAGGGCCCTTCGTGGAGGAGAACCTGGTCGCGGGGCGCTGGACAGGACGTGGGCGAACCTCCGATGGCGAGATGAGCTTCTTCGGGAACGACATCCTGCTCGTTCGCGATGGCCGTTTCGTCGAATACTGGGTTGCGTCGAGCGCGGGCAGCTGA
- a CDS encoding RNA polymerase sigma factor yields MRESSGDRHIDNVAAATDGEAEALERLVRGIQPELYRLAVRFFGDPRDAEDATQEALVQVVTRLDRFNGESAFSTWVYRVATNKFLSLARSQGERRALSLAEFDEELSRVPSTPAEATSAHVADRLLLEEVKIGCTLAMLLCLDRGHRMAYILGEIMELDHATGAAILDISAAAFRKRLQRSRTRITDLMRARCGLIDRRNACRCRLRVPVAVERGCVDPHDLVFASSKEQARQFPEVLREIRRLEEADRAGALYRSHPDTRSTVDLATFVHKLFDPGTSAATGSAPTR; encoded by the coding sequence ATGCGGGAATCTTCAGGGGACCGGCACATCGACAACGTGGCGGCAGCCACCGACGGCGAGGCCGAGGCGCTAGAGCGGCTGGTCCGTGGCATTCAACCCGAGCTGTACCGGCTCGCGGTGCGCTTCTTCGGTGATCCCCGCGACGCCGAGGACGCTACCCAGGAAGCCCTTGTGCAGGTGGTGACCCGCCTCGACCGGTTCAACGGCGAGAGCGCCTTTTCCACCTGGGTCTATCGCGTGGCGACCAACAAGTTCTTGTCCTTGGCCCGCAGCCAGGGTGAACGCCGCGCCCTGAGCTTGGCGGAGTTCGACGAGGAGCTGTCACGCGTGCCGTCCACGCCCGCGGAGGCGACGAGTGCCCACGTGGCCGATCGCCTACTGCTGGAGGAGGTCAAGATTGGCTGCACGCTGGCCATGCTGCTGTGCCTGGACCGCGGCCATCGGATGGCCTACATCCTCGGCGAGATCATGGAGCTGGACCATGCCACTGGTGCGGCGATCCTGGACATCTCCGCAGCGGCGTTCCGTAAGCGTCTGCAGAGGTCGCGGACGAGGATCACCGACCTGATGCGGGCGCGGTGCGGGCTCATCGACCGGCGGAACGCCTGTCGGTGTCGATTGCGGGTGCCCGTGGCGGTCGAACGCGGCTGCGTCGACCCCCACGACCTGGTGTTCGCCTCCTCGAAGGAGCAGGCCCGCCAGTTCCCCGAGGTGCTGCGCGAAATCCGGCGTTTGGAGGAGGCCGACCGGGCTGGCGCCCTCTACCGATCGCATCCGGACACTCGGTCCACGGTTGACCTCGCCACGTTCGTTCACAAGCTGTTCGATCCGGGCACGTCCGCCGCCACGGGCAGCGCTCCGACGCGCTGA